The Streptomyces sp. NBC_00775 genome includes the window GCCCGACAGCGCGACCACCTCGCCCAGGACACCGACGACGCCCACGCTCAGGCCCTCGCCTCACGCGAACGCGCCACGGAGGCCCGCGACCGCTGGCTCGACCTGAAGGAACAGCGCCTCAAGGGCATCGCCGCGGAACTCGCCGCGGGCCTGGTCGACGGCGAGCCCTGCGCCGTCTGCGGCGCCTCCGAACACCCCGCGCCCGCACGGAAGATCGCCGGACACGTCGACCGGGACGCGGAGGAGCGGGCCCTCGCCGCCCATCGGCGCGCCGACGAGCAGCGCACCGAGGACGAGCGGCGGCTCGGCGTCGTCCGCGAGGCGCTGGCCGCCGCGACCGCGGAGGCGGGCGACGCGCCCACGGCGCAACTCGCCGAGCAGGCCGAGGCGTTGGAGCGGCAACACGCCGAGGCCCGCGCCGTGGCGTCCGGGCTGCACGCCGCGCGTGAGGCGCGGGAGCAGGCCGAGCGCGAGCACCAGCGGCGGCTGGCCGCCCAGCAGGAGGCCGCCCGCGGCGTCGCGTCACGCGCCTCGACCAGGGATGCCCTGGACCGCGAAAAGGCCGCTCTGGAGGGGGAGTTGGAGCAGGCGCGGGGCGCCACCGGGAGCGTATCGGCGCGCGCCGCGCAGCTGGAGCGGCAGGTGGCGCTGCTCACCGAGGCCGCGGACGCCGTTCGCGGGGCCGAGGACACCGCGCAGCGCCTCAAGGACGCAGACGCGCGACTCGCCGACGCGGCCTTCCGCGCCGGGTTCGACACACCGCGGGCGGCGGCCGCCGCGCTGCTCGACGACGCGGCCCACCGGGAACTCCAACGGCGGCTCGACGCCTGGCAGTCGGAGGAGGCCGCGGTGCGTGCCGTACTCGCCGAGGCCGACACGGCTGCCGCCGCCCAGCAGCCGCCCGCCGATCTGCGGGCCGCGGAACAGGCCGCCGAGTCCGCCGCCCGGGGTCTGCGGCACACCGCCTCCGCGCAGGACGCGGCCGCGCGGCGCTGCGCGCAGCTCGACGGGCTCTCCGCGCGCGCGACCAGGGGCGTGCGCCGTCTGGGTCCGTTGCGCGAGGAGTACGACCGGGTGGCCCGGCTGGCCGGCCTCGCGGCGGGCACATCGGCGGACAACGAGCGCAAGATGCGCCTGGAGGCGTACGTCCTCGCCGCACGACTGGAGCAGGTCGCCGCCGCCGCGACCGTACGGCTGGAGCGGATGTCCTCCGGGCGCTACACCCTCGTGCACTCCGACGACCGCGCAGGACGTGGCCGCAGCGGGCTCGGACTGCATGTCGTCGACGCCTGGACGGGGCGGGAGCGCGACACGGCGACGCTGTCCGGGGGTGAGACGTTCTTCGCCTCCCTCGCCCTGGCCCTCGGCCTCGCGGACGTCGTCACGGACGAGGCAGGCGGGGTGCGGCTCGACACGCTCTTCATCGACGAGGGCTTCGGCAGCCTCGACGACCAGACCCTCGACGAGGTCCTGGACGTTCTCGACTCCCTGCGGGAGCGTGACCGCAGCGTCGGCATCGTCAGCCACGTCGCGGACCTGCGGCGGCGCATCCACGCCCAGCTGGAGGTGGTGAAGGGGAGAACGGGGTCGGTCGTACGGCAGCGGGGCGCCCAGGACTGAGGCAGTGGGCCAGGTGGCCCCGCGCTCTCGCGGCCCGGTGGACGGGTGTGCGCCTGGGTCAGTGGCCGAGCGGGCGCCGCGGCAGCGGTGAGGAGTAGACGACGCTCGTGGTCACCGAGCCGAGGGTGCCGATCTTGCCCGACACCTCCTCCAGGTGGCTCATCGAGCGCGCCGCGACCTTGATCACGAAGCAGTCGTCGCCCGTGACGTGGTGCGCCTCCAGGATCTCCGGGGTCGCCTCGACGAGGTCATGGAACGGCTTGTAGTTGCCGTTGGGGTACCTGAGCCGGACGAACGCGAGGATCGGCAGGCCCAGGCTCTCCGGGTCGACGACGGCCGCGTACCCCTGGATGACACCGGCCTCCTCCAGGCGGCGCACCCGCTCGGTGACCGCGCTCGCGGACATGGAGACGGCCCGGGCCAGCTCGGCGAAACTGGACCGGCCCTCGCGCTGGAGGACATCGAGGATGCGCCAGTCGGTGGCGTCCGGGGAATACGCGGTCATGTGCGATGGATAGCAGGGAAAACCCCGGCCGATCAAGAGTGATGCCGTGGATCGCCACTTCAGGAAGTGGATCACTCGACGTAGATTTTTGGCCAGGAAGTCCCGCGGGCCCGGTGCGGAGGAAGCACCGGGGGTGCCGGAATCGGCACCGGTTCGACGGGACTCGGGAGGGAAGGCCAGACCATGACTGTGACCGCTGACACCACGGTGACCGGCACCGCGACCGTGACGAACCCCGTTCTGCGCGTGGCGCCGGCGTCCCCGGCCGCGGCCGCCGCCTACTTCGGCGCGAGCCTCGCCTTTCACGCCGACGTGTCCGATGTCGCCGCCGCCCTCGCCGCCGGTGGCGACCCCGGCTTCGTCGTCCTCGACTCCCGCTCCACCGAATCCTGGGACCAGGGACACATCCCCGGCGCGATCCACCTGCCCACCGCGCTCATCCCCGGGCAGGCCGAACAGCTCCTCGACAAGTCGGTGCCCGTCGTCACCTACTGCTGGGGCCCCGGCTGCAACGGCGCGACCCGCGCCGCCCTCGCCCTCGCCGAACTCGGCTTCCAGGTCAAGGAGATGC containing:
- a CDS encoding SMC family ATPase encodes the protein MRLHRLDITAFGPFGGAQKVDFDDLSAAGLFLLHGPTGAGKTSVLDAVCYALYGAVPGARQSGQGLGLRSDHAEPATRTEIRLELTVAGRRLEITRQPPWERPKKRGAGTTTEKAQSWLREYDASAGSWKDLSRSHQEIGEEITQLLGMSREQFCQVVLLPQGDFARFLRADAEARGKLLGRLFDTQRFAEVEKRLAERRRAAEAEVRAGDTALLADAHRMQQEAGDSVEMPLPDLAPGDPGLAESVLAWAAVARSAARERLTIAHCARVAAESAQAAADRVLGDVREVARLQRRFTEARERAARLDERADAHREAQARMERARKAEAVAPALDLREAAEAEQRRAAAEEARACATLPETFAGAGAPGLAAAARKAAEELGGLESARRAERRLAELAKERADLDRQERADEDVLQEAESWLATWEATRTGIEARIESAQEATTRAEQLAVQREPALKRLGAARQRDHLAQDTDDAHAQALASRERATEARDRWLDLKEQRLKGIAAELAAGLVDGEPCAVCGASEHPAPARKIAGHVDRDAEERALAAHRRADEQRTEDERRLGVVREALAAATAEAGDAPTAQLAEQAEALERQHAEARAVASGLHAAREAREQAEREHQRRLAAQQEAARGVASRASTRDALDREKAALEGELEQARGATGSVSARAAQLERQVALLTEAADAVRGAEDTAQRLKDADARLADAAFRAGFDTPRAAAAALLDDAAHRELQRRLDAWQSEEAAVRAVLAEADTAAAAQQPPADLRAAEQAAESAARGLRHTASAQDAAARRCAQLDGLSARATRGVRRLGPLREEYDRVARLAGLAAGTSADNERKMRLEAYVLAARLEQVAAAATVRLERMSSGRYTLVHSDDRAGRGRSGLGLHVVDAWTGRERDTATLSGGETFFASLALALGLADVVTDEAGGVRLDTLFIDEGFGSLDDQTLDEVLDVLDSLRERDRSVGIVSHVADLRRRIHAQLEVVKGRTGSVVRQRGAQD
- a CDS encoding Lrp/AsnC family transcriptional regulator — translated: MTAYSPDATDWRILDVLQREGRSSFAELARAVSMSASAVTERVRRLEEAGVIQGYAAVVDPESLGLPILAFVRLRYPNGNYKPFHDLVEATPEILEAHHVTGDDCFVIKVAARSMSHLEEVSGKIGTLGSVTTSVVYSSPLPRRPLGH
- a CDS encoding rhodanese-like domain-containing protein, whose product is MTVTADTTVTGTATVTNPVLRVAPASPAAAAAYFGASLAFHADVSDVAAALAAGGDPGFVVLDSRSTESWDQGHIPGAIHLPTALIPGQAEQLLDKSVPVVTYCWGPGCNGATRAALALAELGFQVKEMLGGFEYWAREGFEFETWEGRERRDADPLTAPLDAENCGC